The following proteins come from a genomic window of Spongiibacter tropicus DSM 19543:
- a CDS encoding sensor domain-containing diguanylate cyclase — MCLPRDLESLTRPMLALMERVTGLESTYLTSIDEAAGQQTVLFSHCSERLDIPEGLSVPWGDTLCKRALSEETYFVNDVPERWSDSDAARQLGITSYMSQPVITADGQLYGTLCAASSLRATFSAATTNIVSLFARLIGQQIDREMMFNRLIDTNSRLLNSASIDPLTGVANRRAFIEQLDALLAASDSTVSVAFIDLDGFKEINDRYGHDTGDRFLIEISLRLLKCLRRQDIVARLGGDEFVVASLEASEETLKQRIEAETQGKISLATHCFHYDGPSVGTVESEPGEDARAVITRADQAMYEVKKKRRSRR, encoded by the coding sequence ATGTGTCTGCCGCGCGATCTCGAATCACTGACACGGCCAATGCTCGCCTTGATGGAGCGCGTTACCGGGCTGGAATCAACCTACCTCACCTCCATTGATGAGGCAGCCGGGCAACAAACGGTATTGTTCAGCCACTGCTCTGAGCGACTGGATATTCCTGAGGGACTCAGCGTTCCCTGGGGAGACACGCTGTGCAAACGGGCGCTCTCCGAAGAAACCTACTTTGTGAATGACGTTCCCGAGCGCTGGAGTGACTCTGATGCCGCCCGCCAGCTTGGGATTACCAGCTACATGAGCCAGCCGGTCATCACTGCTGATGGTCAGTTGTATGGCACGCTGTGCGCCGCTAGCAGCCTGCGCGCAACGTTCTCGGCCGCCACCACCAACATCGTCTCCCTTTTCGCCAGGCTGATAGGCCAGCAGATTGATCGCGAGATGATGTTCAACCGGCTGATTGATACCAACAGCCGCCTGCTGAACAGCGCCAGTATCGACCCGCTCACCGGCGTCGCGAACCGGCGCGCCTTTATCGAACAGCTCGATGCGCTGCTGGCGGCATCCGACAGCACCGTGAGCGTGGCCTTTATCGATCTGGATGGATTCAAGGAAATCAACGACCGCTACGGTCACGATACCGGCGACCGCTTCCTGATTGAAATTTCGCTGCGGCTGCTCAAATGCCTTCGTCGCCAGGACATCGTGGCGCGTTTGGGCGGTGATGAATTCGTTGTTGCTTCGCTCGAAGCCTCGGAAGAAACCTTGAAACAGCGTATTGAAGCGGAAACCCAGGGCAAGATTTCCCTGGCGACTCACTGCTTCCATTACGATGGCCCCAGCGTCGGGACCGTGGAGTCAGAACCCGGCGAGGATGCACGCGCCGTGATTACCCGCGCCGACCAGGCGATGTACGAGGTAAAAAAGAAGCGACGTTCACGCCGCTGA
- a CDS encoding 2,4'-dihydroxyacetophenone dioxygenase family protein has protein sequence MSLPEAIHIGAEELPFIDIGDGSLLRVLQVKRGEGLWIIENIFKAGYEVETHKHTGPVWGYTTSGAWKYKEYDYVNRAGSFLYEPAGSVHTLQCIEDNTRVWFQMYGSNINLDADGNITSVVDGQMTLDFYLAMCEAEGLPTPNVLVE, from the coding sequence ATGTCACTTCCCGAGGCGATTCATATCGGTGCAGAAGAGCTGCCGTTTATCGACATTGGCGACGGCAGCCTGCTGCGCGTGCTCCAGGTAAAACGCGGCGAGGGGTTGTGGATTATCGAGAATATCTTCAAAGCCGGTTACGAGGTGGAGACTCACAAGCACACGGGTCCGGTGTGGGGCTACACCACATCTGGGGCGTGGAAGTACAAGGAATACGACTACGTCAACCGCGCGGGCTCCTTCCTCTATGAGCCCGCAGGCTCCGTCCATACCCTGCAATGCATTGAGGACAATACGCGGGTGTGGTTCCAGATGTATGGCTCGAATATCAATCTGGATGCCGACGGCAATATCACCTCCGTCGTCGACGGACAGATGACCCTCGACTTCTATCTGGCAATGTGTGAAGCCGAAGGCCTGCCTACTCCCAATGTGCTTGTCGAATAA
- a CDS encoding cytochrome P450, which yields MKIDVYNPDNYLNGIPHAQFQWLRENAPVHWHEHPAGGGYWVLSRHADVMAVSRDFQTFSAEQGFVLVDDLPESTLEMARNQLLGMDPPRHAKPRRAVISRFTSSRLKALEPQIRAIAQEIMQAAQGKDTLDFVDDLAGDLPTAVICRLMDIPRDMWKQIRDWSDMQTSSSDPDLGGSEEEVLQASIEMGTYGFELACERKDKGGDDLISLLINQQVDGELISEAEFASLFVQIAVAGNETTRGLISSGMYELLQRPELYRALEAAPEKLPAAVEEMLRWTCPLHYFRRTASCDTEIAGTPIKAGDKVVMLYSSANFDEAVFERPMDFDIQRQENPHMAFGHGIHLCLGANLARMEARIFFEEFFKHFAGVELLDAPSYIRSNSIHAFKTMPVRLLPR from the coding sequence ATGAAGATCGATGTCTACAACCCCGACAATTACCTGAACGGTATTCCCCATGCGCAGTTTCAATGGCTGCGCGAGAATGCCCCGGTGCACTGGCACGAGCACCCCGCCGGGGGCGGCTACTGGGTGCTGAGCAGACACGCCGACGTGATGGCCGTGTCTCGAGACTTTCAGACCTTCTCTGCCGAGCAGGGCTTTGTGCTGGTGGACGACCTGCCCGAAAGCACGCTGGAGATGGCCCGCAATCAGTTGCTGGGTATGGACCCGCCGCGCCACGCCAAGCCGCGCCGGGCGGTGATCAGTCGTTTTACCTCCAGTCGACTGAAAGCACTGGAGCCGCAGATTCGCGCCATCGCGCAGGAGATCATGCAGGCGGCGCAGGGCAAAGACACGCTGGATTTTGTCGACGACCTGGCGGGCGACTTGCCGACCGCCGTCATCTGCCGGTTGATGGATATTCCCCGCGACATGTGGAAACAGATCCGCGACTGGTCCGATATGCAAACCTCTTCTTCCGACCCAGACCTGGGCGGCAGCGAGGAAGAGGTGCTGCAAGCCAGCATAGAAATGGGTACCTACGGTTTCGAGCTGGCCTGCGAGCGCAAGGACAAAGGCGGCGACGATCTGATCTCGCTGCTGATTAACCAGCAAGTCGACGGCGAACTGATTTCAGAAGCGGAATTCGCCAGCCTGTTTGTACAGATTGCCGTGGCGGGGAATGAAACCACACGCGGGCTGATCAGCTCGGGCATGTATGAACTGCTGCAACGCCCCGAACTGTATCGCGCGCTGGAGGCCGCGCCGGAAAAGCTGCCTGCCGCCGTGGAGGAAATGCTGCGCTGGACCTGCCCGCTGCACTACTTCCGCCGCACCGCCAGTTGCGATACCGAGATTGCCGGTACGCCCATCAAGGCCGGCGATAAAGTAGTGATGCTGTACAGCTCCGCCAACTTTGATGAAGCGGTATTCGAGCGCCCGATGGACTTCGACATCCAGCGTCAGGAAAACCCGCACATGGCCTTCGGCCACGGTATTCACCTGTGCCTGGGTGCCAACCTGGCGCGCATGGAAGCACGGATTTTCTTCGAGGAATTTTTCAAGCACTTTGCTGGCGTAGAGCTGCTGGACGCGCCGAGCTATATTCGCTCGAACTCGATCCACGCCTTTAAAACCATGCCGGTACGCCTGCTGCCCCGCTGA
- a CDS encoding nitroreductase/quinone reductase family protein encodes MNNKGIKPYSAKQEQFGTWLINRIGRWQIRVYEWSGGRLWKKFLGAPVAILTTVGRKSGLERKVPLLYLMHGDSVVMTASKGGMSTLPVWYLNVKATPEVAIQIGKQKNRYRMREANAQEEAELWPKLEAMYPDYQEYRRRTADIRHIPVLIFDPVQ; translated from the coding sequence ATGAATAACAAAGGCATCAAACCCTATAGCGCAAAGCAGGAGCAATTCGGCACCTGGCTGATTAACCGCATCGGGCGCTGGCAGATTCGCGTGTATGAGTGGAGCGGCGGCCGCCTGTGGAAAAAGTTTCTGGGCGCGCCAGTGGCGATTCTCACCACCGTGGGGCGCAAGTCCGGGCTGGAGCGCAAAGTGCCGCTGCTGTATCTCATGCACGGTGACAGTGTGGTGATGACCGCCTCCAAAGGCGGCATGTCGACACTGCCGGTGTGGTATCTGAATGTGAAGGCCACGCCGGAGGTGGCGATTCAGATTGGCAAACAGAAAAATCGCTATCGCATGCGCGAGGCCAATGCACAGGAAGAGGCTGAGTTGTGGCCAAAGCTGGAGGCCATGTATCCCGATTATCAGGAGTATCGCCGGCGCACGGCAGATATCCGCCACATTCCCGTACTGATTTTTGATCCTGTGCAGTGA
- a CDS encoding TonB-dependent receptor domain-containing protein, translating into MQGGETTYSALLPKAALRFDASDEWSFFLSYSQAYRAGAVSVDSSNGEVFPFDPEYTDNYEMGFRAEFPEQRLQLAANVFYVEWEDQQVPVLRGLFYATENAANSELYGTELSLGWQPWTPLTLTGSLGWVETEFLNYTAQGEDYSGNEFIFAPRFTGSLGAVLRVGAWMASANVSHREHSFTRPSNKETEFSEARTLLDMRLGWEGEHLSAYLFGRNLTDEDYITETYQFPDGYIGATEARGYATYGRPRELGLQLELRY; encoded by the coding sequence TTGCAGGGCGGGGAAACCACTTACTCGGCGTTGTTGCCCAAGGCCGCATTGCGCTTTGATGCCAGCGACGAGTGGTCGTTTTTTCTCAGCTACTCGCAAGCCTACCGCGCCGGGGCCGTGTCGGTGGATTCCTCGAATGGCGAAGTCTTCCCCTTCGACCCGGAATACACCGATAACTACGAAATGGGCTTTCGCGCCGAGTTCCCCGAGCAGCGTCTGCAACTGGCGGCCAACGTGTTCTATGTGGAGTGGGAAGACCAGCAGGTCCCTGTGCTGAGGGGGCTTTTCTACGCGACTGAAAATGCCGCGAACTCCGAACTCTACGGTACGGAACTGTCGCTGGGCTGGCAGCCTTGGACGCCACTGACGTTGACCGGCTCGTTGGGTTGGGTAGAAACCGAATTCCTCAATTACACCGCGCAGGGTGAGGATTACAGCGGCAATGAATTCATCTTTGCGCCACGATTTACCGGCAGTCTCGGTGCGGTGCTGCGCGTCGGTGCCTGGATGGCCTCGGCGAATGTCTCGCACCGCGAACACAGCTTTACGCGACCCAGCAATAAAGAAACGGAGTTTTCTGAAGCCCGCACATTACTGGACATGCGCCTTGGCTGGGAAGGTGAGCACCTGAGCGCCTACTTGTTTGGCCGCAACCTGACCGACGAAGATTATATTACTGAAACCTACCAGTTCCCCGATGGTTATATCGGCGCGACGGAAGCGCGCGGTTATGCCACCTACGGGCGACCCAGAGAGCTGGGTCTTCAGTTGGAGTTGCGCTACTGA
- a CDS encoding DMT family transporter — MPYLIAVTLLWAVSFSLIGEYLAGQVDSYFAVLTRVVLASAIFLPLLRPSRLPGGLMLGITATGALQFGLTYIGLYLSFGYLSVPEVLLFTVTTPVYVALLDNALLRRFSWSPVVATGIAVIGAGIIRYDGISPDFVSGFLILQGANLTFAAGQVGYAHLMKCYPDSRGWDSFGFFFIGALLVTLPAWLALGDSSKLPSTGTHWLVLGWLGLVASGLGFFFWNRGATQVDGGTLGIMNNALIPAGLIVNLLIWNRDADLGRLAIGGAIIALSLWLNARWQPVKPTAQRRA, encoded by the coding sequence ATGCCCTATCTTATTGCCGTTACCTTGCTGTGGGCGGTGTCGTTCAGTCTGATTGGCGAGTACCTGGCGGGGCAGGTGGATAGCTATTTTGCAGTGCTGACGCGGGTGGTACTGGCCTCGGCCATTTTCCTGCCGCTACTGCGTCCTTCACGCCTGCCCGGAGGCTTGATGCTGGGCATTACCGCCACCGGCGCCCTGCAGTTCGGTCTGACCTATATTGGGCTTTACCTGTCGTTCGGCTACCTGAGCGTACCCGAAGTACTGCTGTTTACCGTGACCACGCCGGTCTATGTGGCCCTGCTCGACAATGCCTTGCTGCGTCGCTTCAGTTGGTCACCGGTGGTCGCCACCGGGATCGCGGTGATCGGCGCAGGCATCATCCGCTATGACGGCATCAGCCCCGACTTCGTTAGCGGCTTCCTGATTCTGCAGGGAGCCAATCTGACCTTTGCCGCCGGGCAAGTCGGCTACGCCCATTTGATGAAGTGCTACCCCGACAGTCGCGGCTGGGACAGCTTCGGCTTTTTCTTTATCGGTGCCCTGTTGGTGACACTGCCCGCCTGGCTGGCACTGGGCGACAGCAGCAAACTGCCCAGTACCGGCACCCACTGGCTGGTTCTCGGCTGGCTGGGGCTGGTGGCTTCCGGGCTGGGGTTTTTCTTCTGGAATCGCGGCGCCACCCAGGTGGATGGCGGTACGCTGGGAATTATGAATAACGCCCTGATTCCGGCAGGACTGATTGTCAATCTGCTGATCTGGAACCGCGACGCCGATCTGGGGAGACTGGCGATCGGCGGCGCCATTATCGCCCTGTCGCTGTGGTTGAACGCCCGCTGGCAGCCGGTCAAGCCCACTGCGCAGCGCCGGGCCTAG
- the lon gene encoding endopeptidase La, whose translation MDERLLMMIDDDANDAVLDGEMLNSDEQGTGLVIPDAVLPSTLYLLPAPKRPFFPAQIQPILLDMGVWESTLQRVGNMQDKVMGLIYCGDSDPRELNPAELPLIGCAVRVHQAHQEDGKVQILVQGLKRFRIRRWLSDKPPYMVEVDYPDNIGERDTDEVKAYALAVIKAIKELLAINPLYSEELKQYLSRFSPNEPSLLSDFAAAITTAKGDELQDILETIPLLRRMEKVLQLLNREREVAELQGRISEQVNEKISESQRQFFLREQLKVIQRELGISKDDRTADAEEFLDNLKGKQLPEAAQRRIDDEIDKLEVLESGSPEYAVTRNYLDWATQLPWGVYSEDKLDLAHARKVLEAHHSGLEDVKDRILEFLAVGKFKGSVAGSIVLLVGPPGVGKTSIGRSIADALGREFYRFSLGGMRDEAEIKGHRRTYIGAMPGKLIQALKEVQTANPVIMLDEIDKVGASYQGDPASAMLEVLDPEQNSEFLDHYLDLRFDLSKVLFVCTANQLDSIPGPLLDRMEVIRLAGYLGEEKLAIAKKHLWPRLLKRNGIDRKRLSINAAALRHVIDGYAREAGVRGLEKQLGRLVRKAAVRLLEDDSLSLKITPEQVEAWLGRPIFKRETPQRGVGIVTGLAWTAMGGATLGVECARIHTLNRGFQLSGQLGDVMKESANIAYGYVMSNLEAFGADERFFNESMVHLHVPEGATPKDGPSAGVTMATALLSLALNKAPKAGYAMTGELTLTGQVLPVGGIREKVIAAKRVGIKKLILPEDNRRDYEELPDYVRKGMTVNFAAHYDHVRALLF comes from the coding sequence GTGGATGAGAGACTGTTGATGATGATCGATGATGACGCCAACGATGCGGTGCTGGATGGCGAAATGTTGAACAGCGATGAGCAGGGGACGGGACTGGTCATTCCCGATGCGGTGTTGCCGTCCACGCTGTACCTCTTGCCTGCGCCCAAACGGCCGTTTTTCCCCGCGCAAATCCAGCCCATTCTGCTGGATATGGGGGTGTGGGAAAGCACCCTCCAGCGTGTCGGTAATATGCAGGACAAAGTGATGGGGCTGATTTACTGTGGCGACAGTGATCCCCGTGAACTGAACCCCGCCGAGCTGCCACTGATTGGCTGCGCAGTGCGTGTGCATCAGGCGCATCAGGAAGACGGCAAGGTGCAGATTCTGGTGCAGGGCCTCAAACGTTTCCGCATTCGCCGCTGGCTCAGCGACAAACCGCCTTACATGGTGGAAGTGGACTACCCGGACAATATCGGCGAACGCGATACCGACGAGGTGAAAGCCTATGCACTGGCGGTGATCAAGGCGATCAAGGAGCTGCTGGCCATTAACCCGCTGTATAGCGAAGAGCTGAAGCAGTATCTGTCGCGCTTCAGCCCCAATGAGCCGTCGCTGTTGTCGGATTTTGCCGCGGCGATCACCACCGCCAAGGGCGATGAACTGCAGGATATTCTCGAAACGATTCCGCTGCTGCGGCGCATGGAAAAGGTGCTGCAACTGCTGAATCGAGAGCGCGAAGTGGCCGAGCTGCAGGGGCGCATCAGCGAGCAGGTGAACGAGAAAATCAGCGAGAGCCAGCGGCAATTTTTCCTTCGCGAACAGCTCAAGGTGATTCAGCGGGAGCTGGGCATCTCCAAAGATGATCGTACTGCCGATGCCGAGGAGTTTCTCGATAACCTCAAGGGCAAGCAGTTGCCCGAAGCGGCTCAACGCCGCATCGATGATGAAATCGACAAGCTGGAGGTGCTGGAGAGCGGTTCGCCGGAATATGCAGTGACGCGCAACTATCTGGATTGGGCCACCCAACTGCCCTGGGGGGTGTACTCCGAGGACAAGCTCGATCTGGCCCATGCGCGCAAGGTGCTGGAGGCCCATCATTCCGGGCTGGAGGATGTCAAAGACCGGATTTTGGAATTCCTCGCGGTGGGCAAATTCAAGGGCTCGGTGGCCGGTTCCATTGTGCTGTTGGTGGGGCCACCGGGGGTGGGGAAAACCTCGATCGGCCGTTCGATTGCCGATGCGCTGGGGCGGGAGTTCTATCGCTTCAGTCTGGGCGGGATGCGCGACGAAGCGGAGATAAAGGGTCACCGCCGCACCTATATTGGCGCCATGCCCGGCAAGCTCATACAGGCGCTGAAAGAGGTGCAAACCGCCAACCCTGTGATCATGCTCGACGAGATCGACAAAGTGGGGGCGTCGTATCAGGGCGACCCGGCGTCGGCGATGCTGGAGGTGCTGGACCCGGAGCAGAACAGCGAGTTTCTGGATCACTACCTCGACCTGCGTTTCGATCTGTCCAAGGTGCTGTTTGTCTGCACCGCGAACCAGCTCGACAGCATTCCCGGCCCGCTGCTGGACCGGATGGAAGTGATTCGGCTGGCCGGTTATCTGGGCGAGGAAAAACTCGCTATCGCCAAAAAGCACCTGTGGCCGCGTTTGTTAAAGCGCAACGGGATTGACCGCAAACGCCTGTCGATCAACGCCGCCGCGCTGCGCCATGTGATTGATGGCTACGCTCGCGAGGCCGGGGTACGCGGGCTGGAAAAGCAGCTTGGGAGACTGGTACGCAAGGCGGCGGTACGCTTGCTTGAGGATGACTCGCTGAGCTTGAAAATTACGCCGGAGCAGGTGGAGGCGTGGCTGGGCAGACCGATCTTCAAGCGGGAAACGCCCCAGCGTGGCGTGGGCATTGTCACCGGACTGGCGTGGACGGCCATGGGGGGTGCCACCCTGGGGGTAGAGTGCGCACGCATTCACACCTTGAATCGTGGCTTTCAACTGTCCGGGCAGTTGGGCGATGTGATGAAAGAATCCGCCAATATCGCTTACGGCTATGTGATGTCGAACCTTGAGGCCTTCGGTGCCGACGAGCGCTTTTTCAACGAATCGATGGTGCACTTGCATGTGCCCGAGGGGGCGACGCCCAAAGACGGTCCCAGTGCCGGGGTGACCATGGCCACAGCGCTGCTGTCGCTGGCGCTGAATAAGGCGCCGAAGGCGGGCTATGCGATGACAGGCGAACTGACGCTGACCGGGCAAGTGTTGCCGGTAGGCGGCATTCGCGAGAAGGTGATTGCCGCTAAGCGGGTGGGCATCAAAAAGCTGATTCTGCCTGAAGATAACCGCCGGGATTACGAGGAGTTGCCGGACTATGTGCGCAAGGGTATGACGGTCAACTTTGCCGCCCATTACGATCACGTCCGGGCGCTGCTGTTCTAG
- a CDS encoding BLUF domain-containing protein, which yields MKRIACLSTLTNLPAGESGSEQLIELYNSTRVYNREHDVTGVFLVSGAYLLQILEGDGQTLANLLYRFSRESLSQDVSVVYKTDISQPKFQNWSIRFVGIGDDKHREFLGKLHTLLAGQLQPRSAQDQLRLQSFFGDLPSPAATAAPQPATEAVEQSAASAQAQLHSHYEKCLISLSRWPKPSQLKLSHELIKLCSRLVRKPMLYERLRALDICQSEAVLVDYLQSLEALGILSAKRDTTNVRNIAASVPATAASPSPASARFSQVLRRFLSTSKVS from the coding sequence ATGAAACGTATTGCCTGCCTGAGTACTCTCACAAACCTCCCCGCCGGGGAGAGCGGCTCTGAGCAACTGATCGAGCTGTATAACTCCACGCGGGTCTACAACCGCGAACACGACGTGACCGGCGTGTTTCTGGTGAGCGGCGCTTACCTCTTGCAGATTCTGGAAGGCGACGGCCAGACCCTCGCGAATTTGCTGTACCGTTTCAGCCGCGAGTCGCTCAGCCAGGATGTCAGCGTGGTTTATAAAACGGACATCTCGCAACCCAAGTTTCAGAACTGGAGCATTCGCTTCGTCGGTATCGGCGACGACAAACACCGCGAGTTTCTCGGCAAGTTGCACACCCTGCTCGCCGGGCAGTTGCAACCGCGATCCGCCCAAGACCAGCTCCGTCTGCAATCTTTCTTTGGCGACCTGCCCTCGCCAGCCGCCACCGCCGCCCCACAGCCTGCCACAGAGGCCGTGGAGCAGAGCGCGGCCAGCGCCCAGGCCCAGTTGCACAGCCATTATGAGAAGTGCCTGATTTCACTGTCGCGCTGGCCCAAACCCAGCCAACTGAAACTCAGCCACGAGCTGATCAAGCTGTGCTCGCGACTGGTTCGCAAGCCCATGCTTTACGAGCGTCTTCGTGCACTGGACATCTGCCAGTCCGAAGCCGTTCTGGTGGACTACCTGCAAAGCCTGGAGGCACTGGGCATTCTCAGCGCCAAACGCGACACCACCAATGTCCGCAATATCGCCGCGTCGGTCCCGGCGACTGCCGCCTCCCCTTCCCCGGCGTCCGCGCGCTTCAGTCAGGTGCTGCGCCGTTTCTTATCGACTTCAAAAGTGTCCTGA
- a CDS encoding GTP-binding protein — MTHMIEPIYKKLAIVGEVGAGKTQLIHTISEISPFATEARSSVDIGKQYTTVGIDYGRLTLDEDIALGLYGLPGQERFSMLWDMVKQGLWGLLVLVKFGSEFNLEAFDRVLRHFDAAAAGIPLVVGISHSENASENDIDALSEEIDSVLDKHNLVSPITPVDPRDIGSSLMLLELFDALNSQLDQEPWEAADAI, encoded by the coding sequence ATGACGCATATGATCGAGCCTATTTATAAAAAACTCGCCATTGTCGGCGAAGTCGGCGCGGGCAAAACACAGCTGATTCATACCATCAGCGAGATTTCGCCCTTTGCCACCGAAGCCCGTTCCTCGGTCGACATCGGCAAGCAATACACCACCGTCGGTATCGACTACGGTCGTCTCACACTCGACGAGGACATCGCATTGGGGCTCTACGGCTTACCCGGTCAGGAGCGCTTTTCCATGCTCTGGGACATGGTCAAACAAGGCCTGTGGGGATTGCTGGTGCTGGTGAAGTTCGGCAGTGAATTTAACCTCGAAGCCTTCGACCGCGTGCTGAGGCACTTCGACGCGGCAGCGGCGGGTATTCCGCTGGTCGTGGGCATCAGCCACAGCGAGAACGCCAGCGAGAACGATATCGATGCCCTGTCAGAAGAGATCGACAGCGTGCTGGACAAGCACAATCTGGTCTCTCCGATTACGCCGGTCGACCCCCGCGATATCGGCTCGTCGCTGATGTTGCTGGAATTATTCGACGCCCTGAACAGCCAATTGGATCAAGAGCCCTGGGAGGCCGCCGATGCCATCTGA
- a CDS encoding roadblock/LC7 domain-containing protein: MPSEHPLLPELETRFQHYADEQQAIDVIALATTDGFPVHTYTRSPGDFATDTLAAAASTLYSVSNAVAQQILGKRFKVTFIEAEQGNVAFVALSVQDRDYVLAMSAKAAMNIANLRLQIQRLATEISGIDRPAVA, from the coding sequence ATGCCATCTGAACACCCCTTATTGCCGGAGCTGGAGACGCGTTTTCAGCACTACGCCGATGAACAACAGGCCATCGATGTCATTGCGCTGGCCACCACCGACGGTTTCCCGGTGCACACCTACACACGCAGCCCCGGCGATTTCGCCACCGATACCTTGGCGGCCGCCGCCAGCACCCTGTACTCGGTCAGCAATGCGGTCGCCCAACAGATTCTGGGCAAACGCTTCAAGGTGACGTTTATCGAAGCCGAGCAAGGCAATGTCGCCTTCGTGGCGCTCAGCGTGCAGGACCGGGACTATGTGCTGGCAATGTCGGCAAAGGCGGCGATGAATATCGCCAACCTGCGCTTACAGATTCAACGTTTAGCTACTGAGATCAGCGGTATCGACCGCCCCGCCGTAGCTTGA
- a CDS encoding alpha/beta hydrolase produces the protein MTALLGREVTVTSAAIVLGSLLAVGCAALPGAEAQYRVEEAVSYKQVDGQSLTGDLYLPKKTGIKPAVLVVHGGGWRNRSGEMGGISKRLAKAGFVVFNATYRLAPENRHPTQVEDVSDALQWLYDNAPRFDIDPQRIGGWGYSAGAHLILMAGLDRQQAPYLNGIVAGGTPADLTAWPNSPLVFGLIGEKLVDAEQTWREASPVNHVSEQSPPVFLYHGQWDKLVEPEQMTFMQEALEAKSVPVETYTVKFTGHIGAYRFAGGAERKAVAFLSQRDDNVAAAK, from the coding sequence ATGACCGCACTATTAGGCAGAGAAGTAACGGTGACATCGGCGGCAATTGTTCTCGGCAGTTTGCTGGCGGTCGGTTGCGCGGCGCTGCCAGGCGCTGAGGCGCAGTACCGCGTTGAGGAAGCGGTCAGTTACAAGCAGGTCGACGGACAGTCGCTGACCGGCGATCTGTATCTGCCGAAGAAAACCGGCATCAAACCGGCGGTGCTGGTGGTACACGGCGGGGGATGGCGCAATCGCTCCGGCGAAATGGGCGGCATCAGCAAGCGGCTGGCAAAAGCCGGTTTCGTGGTCTTCAACGCGACCTATCGGCTGGCGCCGGAAAATCGTCATCCAACGCAAGTTGAAGACGTGTCAGACGCCCTGCAATGGCTTTACGACAATGCGCCGCGCTTTGATATTGACCCCCAGCGCATTGGCGGCTGGGGGTACTCGGCGGGCGCGCATCTGATTTTGATGGCGGGGCTGGACCGTCAGCAGGCGCCGTATCTGAACGGCATTGTAGCCGGAGGAACGCCCGCCGATTTGACCGCGTGGCCAAACTCACCGCTGGTGTTTGGATTGATTGGTGAAAAGCTGGTGGATGCGGAGCAGACCTGGCGCGAGGCATCGCCGGTGAATCACGTCAGCGAGCAATCGCCGCCGGTCTTTCTCTACCACGGCCAGTGGGACAAGTTGGTCGAGCCGGAGCAGATGACATTTATGCAGGAGGCGCTGGAAGCCAAGTCGGTGCCGGTGGAAACCTATACGGTGAAGTTTACCGGGCATATTGGTGCGTATCGGTTTGCGGGTGGCGCCGAGCGAAAAGCGGTGGCGTTTCTGTCTCAGCGCGATGACAACGTGGCAGCCGCAAAGTAA